The following proteins come from a genomic window of Alnus glutinosa chromosome 10, dhAlnGlut1.1, whole genome shotgun sequence:
- the LOC133878771 gene encoding UPF0481 protein At3g47200-like, translating into METMASSDSIISIGKEAECEDFVINIIPPAEWPECCIYRVPKRLRKVKKESYTPQLVSIGPFHHRGNELKDTNMKMHKLRYLMAFSDRTGKSQEDLRKIIKENEVKIRHCYSEDCRLNSKDFVKMILLDAIFIIELFLRIDENHENDYIVKKPWLEIGIRRDLLLLENQLPFFILEKLYMFAKNDSSSCNHYEEGKQVEEHKKDLMKQDAPFVKLSRNYFGRQYDIKKQSAVGEEVNHFIDLLRYFFCSVPDQLNHGENLRDLNCATKLDEAGLKFKPVKERCLLDITFSGNDCLKHCPCFNLSWLLACLPCLKCFPHLERMQCILEIPPLKIFDNTECLLRNLMALEQCHYPLKAYICNYVLLLDQLIDTEKDVDLLVEKKVIANNIGSNAAVMTLINRLCLDIVVDGSCYSSLCREITSYLDNPWNNTMGTMKSVYFRDFWRGSGTVVGLIVLGFTFWGFLRPYFVKV; encoded by the coding sequence ATGGAAACGATGGCGTCTAGTGATTCCATAATTTCCATTGGAAAAGAAGCTGAATGCGAGGACTTTGTCATTAACATTATTCCCCCTGCGGAGTGGCCGGAATGCTGTATCTACAGGGTTCCCAAGAGACTGCGCAAGGTAAAGAAAGAATCCTATACCCCTCAGCTCGTTTCAATAGGACCCTTTCATCACCGTGGAAATGAATTGAAGGACACGAACATGAAGATGCACAAACTGAGATATTTGATGGCTTTCTCTGATCGGACCGGGAAGAGCCAGGAGGATCTTCGAAAGattattaaagaaaatgaagtaaaaatTCGTCATTGCTATTCAGAAGACTGTAGGCTCAACAGTAAggattttgtgaaaatgattctATTGGATGCCATCTTTATAATTGAGCTCTTCTTGAGGATTGatgaaaatcatgaaaatgatTACATAGTAAAGAAACCCTGGTTGGAAATTGGTATACGACGTGACTTGTTATTACTTGAGAATCAActtcctttttttattcttgAGAAATTATATATGTTCGCCAAAAATGACTCTTCCAGTTGCAACCATTACGAAGAAGGCAAGCAAGTTGAGGAACACAAAAAGGACCTCATGAAACAGGATGCTCCATTTGTCAAGCTTTCCCGCAATTACTTTGGACGCCAATATGATATAAAGAAACAGTCTGCAGTCGGTGAGGAAGTAAACCATTTCATAGATTTGCTAAGATATTTCTTTTGTTCAGTACCAGATCAGTTGAATCATGGAGAAAATCTGCGTGATCTAAATTGTGCCACAAAGCTTGATGAGGCAGGATTGAAATTCAAACCAGTTAAGGAGAGATGCTTACTTGACATAACATTCTCCGGGAATGATTGCTTGAAACACTGTCCATGCTTCAATTTGTCATGGCTCTTGGCTTGCTTACCATGCTTGAAATGCTTTCCGCACTTGGAGCGTATGCAATGTATCTTGGAAATTCCACCCCTTAAGATTTTCGACAATACTGAATGTCTTCTCCGAAACCTCATGGCCCTGGAGCAGTGTCATTATCCACTCAAAGCTTACATTTGCAATTATGTTTTGCTATTGGACCAACTTATCGACACTGAAAAAGATGTGGATTTGCTTGTTGAGAAAAAGGTCATTGCTAACAATATCGGGAGCAACGCTGCTGTGATGACTTTAATTAACAGACTTTGCCTTGATATTGTGGTAGATGGATCTTGTTACTCTTCTCTGTGTCGAGAGATTACAAGCTACCTTGATAACCCTTGGAACAACACTATGGGAACCATGAAAAGTGTGTATTTTCGTGATTTTTGGAGAGGCAGCGGAACTGTTGTTGGACTAATTGTTCTGGGTTTCACTTTCTGGGGTTTCCTTAGGCCTTATTTCGTGAAGGTTTGA